A single genomic interval of Hippea jasoniae harbors:
- a CDS encoding secondary thiamine-phosphate synthase enzyme YjbQ, translating to MKSYRKELWFNTKNRIEFINITDEVQKAVKESGIKEGLCLVNAMHITASVFINDDEKGLHEDYKQWLEWLAPHDPSRYKHNLTGETNGDAHLKRQVMGREVVVAITNGELDFGPWEQIFYGEFDGQRPKRVLIKIIGE from the coding sequence ATGAAAAGCTACAGGAAAGAACTCTGGTTTAACACAAAGAATCGCATTGAGTTTATAAACATTACAGATGAGGTTCAAAAAGCAGTTAAAGAAAGCGGCATAAAAGAGGGATTGTGTCTTGTTAATGCCATGCATATAACAGCATCGGTGTTTATCAACGACGATGAAAAAGGATTACATGAGGATTACAAACAATGGCTTGAATGGCTTGCACCACACGATCCTTCACGATACAAACATAACCTAACAGGTGAAACAAACGGCGATGCACACCTAAAAAGGCAGGTTATGGGCAGAGAGGTTGTTGTGGCTATTACCAATGGAGAGCTGGATTTTGGACCGTGGGAGCAGATATTTTACGGAGAATTTGACGGCCAAAGACCCAAACGCGTGTTGATTAAAATTATCGGTGAATAA
- a CDS encoding ammonium transporter has translation MRKTALFTLLFSILPAACFASGGTIDSGDTAWLLISAALVMMMTPAGLALFYGGMTRSKNILNSMAMSFVTYGIVSVLWVLFQFSLTFGGDIHGIIGNLRYLFLSGSIKEVFEGTHVSVMAFAAFQLTFAAITTALISGSIVERVKFSSWVVFSIIWSTIVYAPLAHWVWGGGWLTKMGIADFAGGLVVETCSGIAGLVFALMIRPRRGFNKTAMPPSSIALSAFGGAMLWFGWFGFNAGSAISSGALASNAFIVTNTAGAMGALSWMALDWLIHKHPTVLGFVSGAVAGLVAITPAAGFVNNAGAIVIGLVAGIISWFATGYLKYLFKYDDSLDVFGVHGLNGIWGMIAIGLFADPKINFAKGIFYGSFHQLTIQLIGVGATISFVAIGTFISVKITSLLTNGIRVDDETEEKGLDIAVHTEKGFEL, from the coding sequence ATGAGAAAAACCGCACTGTTTACCTTGTTATTCAGTATCCTTCCTGCTGCATGTTTTGCATCAGGAGGCACAATAGACTCAGGCGATACAGCATGGCTGCTTATTTCAGCTGCACTTGTAATGATGATGACACCCGCAGGCCTTGCACTGTTTTACGGCGGAATGACCCGCAGCAAAAACATTCTAAACTCCATGGCTATGTCGTTTGTTACATACGGGATCGTAAGTGTTTTGTGGGTATTGTTTCAGTTTAGCCTTACATTTGGTGGCGATATTCATGGAATAATCGGCAATCTCAGATATCTATTTTTATCGGGCTCAATAAAAGAGGTATTTGAAGGCACGCATGTCTCGGTAATGGCTTTTGCGGCTTTCCAGCTCACCTTTGCAGCAATCACCACAGCCCTTATAAGCGGTTCAATAGTAGAGAGGGTAAAATTTTCAAGTTGGGTGGTATTCAGCATAATCTGGTCAACGATCGTTTATGCTCCACTTGCTCATTGGGTGTGGGGCGGCGGATGGCTCACAAAGATGGGTATAGCCGATTTTGCAGGAGGCCTTGTTGTTGAAACCTGCTCAGGTATTGCAGGTTTAGTTTTTGCATTAATGATCAGACCAAGAAGGGGATTTAACAAAACCGCAATGCCGCCTTCATCCATTGCTTTATCCGCATTTGGCGGTGCAATGCTGTGGTTTGGCTGGTTTGGATTTAATGCAGGAAGCGCTATATCAAGCGGTGCACTGGCTTCAAACGCCTTTATCGTCACAAACACAGCAGGAGCTATGGGTGCTTTAAGCTGGATGGCTTTGGATTGGCTTATACACAAGCATCCAACCGTATTGGGCTTTGTTTCTGGTGCGGTTGCCGGTCTTGTTGCCATAACACCTGCAGCAGGTTTTGTAAATAACGCTGGCGCCATTGTTATAGGCCTTGTCGCAGGCATTATCAGCTGGTTTGCAACAGGTTATCTCAAATACCTGTTTAAATATGATGACTCATTAGATGTATTTGGTGTCCATGGTCTAAACGGCATCTGGGGAATGATAGCCATAGGTCTTTTTGCAGACCCAAAAATCAACTTTGCAAAGGGCATCTTTTACGGCTCTTTCCACCAGCTAACAATTCAACTCATCGGCGTTGGGGCAACCATCTCATTTGTTGCAATAGGCACATTTATCAGCGTAAAAATCACATCGCTTCTAACAAACGGCATCAGAGTTGATGATGAGACCGAGGAAAAAGGACTCGACATTGCCGTCCACACAGAAAAGGGCTTTGAATTATAG